ttgtgacacccagaGGACACCGGATTtttgggggcacgggtgtccccccgggatTCCCGTCCCAAAAAGGGGCGgtattaacaccgatttctggcgccagggcgctgagtagaccctatcattcTGTTTAATAGAGAGTCTAAAcagagcgcctagcgcccaaactaggacatgtgacacccaggtgacaccggattcttgggggcacggggGTCCCCCCGGGATTCCCGTCCCAAAAAGGGGCgatattaacaccgatttctggcgccagggcgctgagaaGACCCTATCATTCTGTTTAATAGAGTCTAAACAGAGCGCCTAGCGctcaaactaggacttgtgacacccagaggacaccggattcttgggggcacgggtgtccccccgggatTCCCGTCCCAAAAAGGGGCGATATTAAGAgcgatttctggcgccagggcgctgagtagaccctatcatactgttaaatagggagtctaaacagagcgcctagcgcccaaactatgacttgtgacacccagaggacaccggattcttgggggcacgggtgtcctCCCGGGATATccggtcccaaaacgggcaatattaacaccgatttctagcgccagggcgctgagtagaccctatcatactgttaaatagggagtctaaactgagcgcctagcgcccacactaggacttgtgacacccaagtgacaccggattcttgggagcacgggtgtccccccgggatTCCCGTCCCAAAAAGGGGCgatattaacaccgatttctggcgccagggcgctgagtagaccctatcattcTGTTTAATAGAGAGTCTAAAcagagcgcctagcgcccaaactaggacatgtgacacccaggtgacaccggattcttgggggcacggggGTCCCCCCGGGATTCCCGTCCCAAAAAGGGGCgatattaacaccgatttctggcgccagggcgctgagaaGACCCTATCATTCTGTTTAATAGAGTCTAAACAGAGCGCCTAGCGctcaaactaggacttgtgacacccagaggacaccggattcttgggggcacgggtgtccccccgggatTCCCGTCCCAAAAAGGGGCGATATTAAGAgcgatttctggcgccagggcgctgagtagaccctatcatactgttaaatagggagtctaaacagagcgcctagcgcccaaactatgacttgtgacacccagaggacaccggattcttgggggcacgggtgtcctCCCGGGATATccggtcccaaaacgggcaatattaacaccgatttctagcgccagggcgctgagtagaccctatcatactgttaaatagggagtctaaactgagcgcctagcgcccacactaggacttgtgacacccaagtgacaccggattcttgggaGCACGAGTGTTCCCCCGGGATTCCCGTCCCAAAAAGGGGCgatattaacaccgatttctggcgccagggtgctgagtagaccctatcattcTGTTTAATAGAGAGTCTAAAcagagcgcctagcgcccaaactaggacatgtgacacccaggtgacagcggattcttgggggcacgggtgtccccccgggatTCCCGTCCCAAAAAGGGGCgatattaacaccgatttctggcgccagtgcgctgagtagaccctatcattcTGTTTAATAGAGTCTAAACAGAGCGCCTAGCGctcaaactaggacttgtgacacccaggtgacaccggattcttgggggcacgggtgtccccccgggattcccgtcccaaaacgggcaatattaacaccgatttctggcgccagggcgctgagtagaccctatcatactgCTAAATAGAGAGTCTAAACAGAGCGCCTAGCAAATTTCGTTATTGCTGAGTAGCTTATTGCTGAGTAGCTTGACTTTGGTGTTACAACAGCAGTTATTGCACACGGTATCAAGTCAAATCGTTCCCCGGCCCTCTCGGCCACGACTGCAAATGACAAACAGAGCGTTTTTGTTTCACCGCAAACCATTACTGGGAACCAATAACAGCTTTTATCAGGAGATTCGGAAATTACAGATAGAAACTTGCATTGTGAGTAATATACTGGGTCTGcaaaccttttttttcattttgagagagagagagagagagagagagagagagagagaagtggCGTTGTTACACCCATGAAAGagttggataatttttatatttcgaAAACCATTGTATTTTGAACTGAACTGTGACcgaaaaggaaaatatatcCCGCATTGAAAAGAATGTTCGAATGtggggtggaggggggggggtgaagacATCCAATCCAGGGGAGGGACAAACCCTTCCATTATCTTCGCCTTTTaaaggacatggtcacgattttggtcaaattctgtttttctgtttttattatttacaatgctttaggaatgcatttctaatgataaaatgaaattgagAGTAAGTCGTAGAGCTATAAGCAAGATAAACtactcacaattctttgtcatgtaaaaaaggctcgtgccctttttttttttttacatcgatcgattcaatataccagtaaaaaattacaagcttctttgtatttatttcttgttcatttaaagcataaataaacagttcctaacgtttaacacattcatttaaggttaaaaactggaattttcactttaacattcaaaatgtaaacaaagtctttgtttacatagcaaagaattgtaagctctgtaacttgtaTATAACTCAaagaatgacactcaaattttggttgcctattaagaATGTATTTCTCAAGAATTGTAAACactaaaatcggaaaaataatttttgaccatgcccctttaagtctAATGGAAAAATCTATTGCAGAGAAAGGGTTGTAGAAAGGTTACGGTTTCGGCATAAAATCTAGTATATCTGTATATGAGTATACCTAAATCGATGCTTATAGTTACAGTCTTCGACAATCATgtgtatttcattaaatcatcaCTCAAGTTTCTTTGTATACTTTTGGGAGACATGCATGTTGGGAAGGGGTAATCAGAACTTTcagttaatcaaattttaatgcaCAACAGCTGTATAATAAGAAAAGTAACTCTAGCATTGCCAATCATCACACttcactattttaaaaaaaggaaatgaatgaaaagtttAACAACTTTTCAAAGAAGTTTAATATactcaattaaaaaattaactaaagattcatttaatttatatctCAGGTTATGTAATAACATTAAagtacataaaattatatattatatatagttttttttttcgcgATGAAATTGTCCACtaagttacatgtaacaattctaTATGTCTACACGGTGGATAGAGCAGTTAACAAGACTGAACATTGTCAGGATTCCTCTCACAGTCTTCACTTTGTCCTAGTTCTTGATCATCAGGTGAAGGTGAAGTGGAATTCTTTTTTCCACTGTAACAAATTTGAAGTtgttatgattttcattttgaaatatatatatatatatatatatatatatatatatatatatatatatatatatatatatataaatgaattttcacaTTGAATATTCAGTACGTGAATTCTATGAAATGAACattgaaattcaattattttttttacattttttttctccacaAGGTAAAACCTAAACCTCCTAAAGCAGAAGCAGCGATGGGTACTGTCACCAAGGGGACGACAACACTAGCATTCACTACAAAAACCACCAAAAATATTAATCCATTTAAGTCATTGcaacattttaattaacatttccTTTGAGTTTTCATACCTAAGAATTTTTCACAATATTCTCTTGGTTTTACGTAcgttttttgtgtaaaaatatgaataaaactattttgtctgatgaaaatttgttttcaaaaaaagatataaaataaacaagtgaaaagctgtcaatgtgacagcaaaccgggttttctgtTATCttaactgtatccataatccatgtaaACCCTTAATTGATTAACACTACCTACCGTATCCAGTgcaatggagtaccctatatgactagtaagttcaaaagctggtattttttcataaattatcagaaatcaaaatcctagcaatatgcacacctctgatatagcctttgtataattgatctgcaaaagaataacttcctatcttgaaaactgtaggatgAATACAATGAGctagggtacccttttggcagccgcccgcccgccattttcaccattttaataaccgaaTTATTCCGTTGGAAGACCCGGTTAAAAATAgtttatgttatatatttttagcCCATATAATggtctgtatcttgcttataactcagcGACTGATACTCCAATTTTAGTttagcataatacatgtaaatgcctAAGGTTagcatttttattataaaaattgcttttgaatattttcagcTAAAATCGTGAACATTTCCATTTTAATTGTTGAGTTTCAGTaagttttccttttatttttaagtaCAATCGACACACgtagatttattttcttttaatgtacTACATGTGATATCTCCTGATTGAGACGAAGTAAGTTacgataaaacaaatttaaatcttaaGCTTTGTATATACCttgtttattttatacaattaatatattaaGTACATACAGGAATACTGTTTTACCTTCATCACAGTTTATTCCGCCATACAGAGAATCACAGGTACAGGAGTATGTTGCTGTGTTATTCTGACACGTGCCGTGTACACATGGGGAGCTGATACACCCACTGATTTCTGTATAaataacacattatttaaaGTTACATGAATTTTGTTCAGCACCAAACATGAACCCAATGGTACTGGTAATTCAATTCCCCTATTAATGTTTATAGAAATTTTCAGATATAAATTTGTAaagcaaaatctataaatgATGATCAAAATGAACACGAATGAAGAATGAAGGGCATCGCATATGCAAACACAAAATTATGATTAACAGAATGTGCACACACCTGTATCACAGTTGACACCTGTAAAGCCAGGGTGACACTCACAGGTGTAATTGTTGACATGGTCAGTACAATTCCCATTGATGCATGGGGAATTTTGACAATTGATGATttctgaaataaattaaaaatgaaaatgacgtATAGAGAGGTTTTTACAGTTCGCTTGTGCAAAATCTATAAATGATAATCAAAATGAACACGAAtgaagaaaattcattttttcgggGGCATCGCATATggaaacaaaaaattatgattaacaGAATGTGTACACACTTGTATCACAGTTGACACCTGTAAAGCCAGGGTGACACTCACAGGTGTAATTGTTGACATGGTCAGTACAATTCCCATTGATGCATGGGGAATTTTGACAATTGATGATttctgaaataaattaaaaatgaaaatgacgtATAGAGAGGTTTTTACAGTTCGTTTGTGCAAATTCTATAAATGATAATCAAAATGAACACGAAtgaagaaaattcattttttcgggGGCATCGCATATGCAAACACAAAATTATGATTAACAGAATGTGTACACACTTGTATCACAGTTGACACCTGTAAAGCCAGGGTGACACTCACAGGTGTAATTGTTGACATGGTCAGTACAATTCCCATTGACGCATGGGGAATTCTGACAATTGatgatttctgaaaaaaattgaaaatgacatAGATAGGTTTTTACAGTTCGTAAGTGCAAAATCTATAATGATAATCAAAATGAACAAGATagaagaaaattcattttttcgggGGCATCGCATATGCAAACACAAACTTATAATTATCAGAATGTTTACAGACCTGTATCACAGTTGACACCTGTATAGCCAGGTTGACACTCACAGGTGTAATTGTTGACATGGTCAGTACAATTCCCATGGACACATGGGACATTTTGACAATTGatgatttctgaaaaaaattgaaaataaaaatgacatagAAAGGTTTTTACAGTTCGTTAGTGTGAGGTGAAGCGCCCTTCAGTCTGAATCTCTGTGGCATTTGGCAAATTATAACTCGATGTATTTTGtgttaaaatatgttgtttaatatcataaacaatttattgcatcaaagtttagaaatttataaataattttttaagaaaattcatttttttcagggGCATTGCATATGCAAACACAAGATAATAATTAATAGAATAAACACACCTGTATCACAGTTGACACCTGTAAAGCCAGGTTGACACTCACAGGTGTAATTGTTGACATGGTCAGTACAGTTCCCATTGACGCATGGGGAATTCTGACAATTGGTGATTTCTGAAATAAATTGAGAGTGAAAATACTTGGAAAGGTTTTACAGTTCTTTAGTGCAAAATCTATAAATGATAATCAAAATGAACACGAATGAAGAAAATTCATTATTCGGGGGCATCGCATATGCAAAcacaaaattataattaacagaatgtGTACACACCTGTATCACAATTGACACCTGTAAAGCCAGGGTGACACTCACAGGTGTAATTGTTGACATGGTCAGTACAATTCCCATGGACACATGGAAATGAGCGACACGTATTG
This genomic window from Crassostrea angulata isolate pt1a10 chromosome 8, ASM2561291v2, whole genome shotgun sequence contains:
- the LOC128159196 gene encoding fibropellin-1-like; translated protein: MFPTSLLIGALFYQIILAGNYLNLPGEISKQVAARFLHRNKQSDSRCENDEKYCKSNRDSCMRHTENFREVLCARNNSCPSGQICYLSNPCPANRSTGCTTNACYRLPCQNGGSCFMDSSTKGYRCDCQHGLDPATDCQTQPKGLIIIKCHKNTCQNGGKCLKYLSLDTTWCLCRKGFDGENCENNIDECQSSPCVNGICNDLINMYSCGCQPGFTGVNCETDIDECQSSPCVHGNCTNLINMFTCECQPGFTGVKCDTDISECVYGNCTDDVIRYNPGCQPGFTGVKCDTDVNATEADSTSLPPHRTTIKSYNNTCRSFPCVHGNCTDHVNNYTCECHPGFTGVNCDTEITNCQNSPCVNGNCTDHVNNYTCECQPGFTGVNCDTEIINCQNVPCVHGNCTDHVNNYTCECQPGYTGVNCDTEIINCQNSPCVNGNCTDHVNNYTCECHPGFTGVNCDTKIINCQNSPCINGNCTDHVNNYTCECHPGFTGVNCDTKIINCQNSPCINGNCTDHVNNYTCECHPGFTGVNCDTEISGCISSPCVHGTCQNNTATYSCTCDSLYGGINCDEVNASVVVPLVTVPIAASALGGLGFTLWRKKIGKKNSTSPSPDDQELGQSEDCERNPDNVQSC